A stretch of the Nicotiana tabacum cultivar K326 chromosome 6, ASM71507v2, whole genome shotgun sequence genome encodes the following:
- the LOC107812281 gene encoding uncharacterized protein LOC107812281 isoform X1: MLMSTTIFSSIHLKTSSFFPTPLPTKHQNLTFSFKPNSPIAPIKWHHINSCAAGQEIDMERTKEGLYTAKPKKVVILWDLDNKPPRGPPYEAAMCLKKVAQSFGEVVDMSAYANRHAFIHLPQWVVEQRRERRHLDVLERKGAVTPSEPYICSVCGRKCKTNLDLKKHFKQLHERERQKKLSRMRSLKGKKRQKFKERHVDGNYKYIEAARSLITPKVGYGLAAELRRAGVFVKTVADKPQAADWALKKQMQHSMTRGIDWLFLVSDDSDFCDMLRRAKEANLGTVVVGDMDRALGRHADLWIPWNGVENGEIKEKDLVLKLERRRESWGRSNARFSVSEFDGGISGEGTSVGTLMDDIVEKLELSSMRISAFSEGEEDEDEDVEELDEEDWLRARLDQPGDDKYDTEDSLLDSEDEEGDYLLDSDDEDPGQMV; encoded by the coding sequence ATGCTGATGAGTACAACCATCTTCAGTTCCATTCATCTCaaaacctcttctttcttcccaACCCCGCTTCCCACCAAACACCAAAATCTCACTTTCTCcttcaaacccaattccccaaTTGCCCCCATCAAATGGCACCACATAAATTCCTGTGCAGCTGGTCAAGAAATCGACATGGAACGAACCAAAGAAGGACTATACACTGCAAAACCCAAAAAAGTCGTAATCTTGTGGGACTTAGACAACAAACCGCCACGAGGCCCGCCGTACGAAGCAGCCATGTGTTTGAAAAAAGTAGCACAATCCTTTGGTGAAGTGGTTGATATGTCTGCATATGCCAATCGCCATGCTTTCATCCATCTTCCTCAGTGGGTTGTTGAACAAAGGCGCGAAAGGCGCCATCTTGATGTTCTCGAACGTAAAGGTGCTGTAACCCCATCTGAACCTTACATTTGTTCTGTTTGTGGCCGAAAATGTAagaccaacttggatttaaagaAGCATTTTAAGCAGTTACATGAGAGAGAAAGGCAAAAAAAGCTCTCTCGTATGAGGTCACTTAAAGGGAAAAAAAGGCAGAAGTTTAAAGAGAGGCATGTTGATGGTAATTACAAGTATATAGAGGCTGCTAGGAGTTTGATAACACCTAAAGTGGGGTATGGTTTAGCAGCTGAGTTGAGGAGAGCTGGGGTTTTTGTAAAGACCGTGGCGGATAAGCCACAGGCTGCAGATTGGGCATTGAAAAAGCAAATGCAGCATTCAATGACTAGAGGGATTGATTGGTTGTTTTTGGTTTCTGATGATTCAGATTTTTGTGATATGTTGAGGAGAGCTAAGGAAGCAAATTTGGGAACTGTGGTAGTTGGGGATATGGACAGGGCATTGGGGAGGCATGCTGATCTATGGATTCCTTGGAATGGGGTAGAGAATGGGGAGATAAAGGAGAAGGATTTAGTGTTAAAGCTTGAGAGGAGGAGGGAGTCTTGGGGTAGGAGTAATGCGCGGTTTTCTGTGAGTGAGTTTGATGGTGGGATAAGTGGGGAGGGTACTAGTGTAGGAACTTTGATGGATGATATTGTTGAGAAGTTAGAGCTTTCTAGCATGAGGATTTCGGCTTTCTCTGAAGGGGAggaggatgaagatgaagatgttgAGGAGCTGGATGAGGAAGACTGGCTTCGAGCAAGATTAGATCAACCAGGTGATGACAAATATGATACAGAGGACTCCTTATTGGATAGCGAGGATGAGGAGGGGGACTACTTATTGGATAGTGATGATGAAGATCCAGGCCAGATGGTATAA